A window from Pelodiscus sinensis isolate JC-2024 chromosome 31, ASM4963464v1, whole genome shotgun sequence encodes these proteins:
- the LOC142821611 gene encoding uncharacterized protein LOC142821611 isoform X1, with translation MSVSSSAPGLQSQGQEMAVAEPVSFEEVVVYFSEEEWALLDPGQRALYSDVMQENYEAVSWLGFPVSKAHVLSWMKQREELQIPDLQGCEEGEIISDTHTAGDEMLNENSERSLQEEGPEQMAPCGVLVERSEGHVSQSPEQGETCDSQRSLQRQQGNHPGAGQDKSSHRSRRLKTNTKTVQKKIPHQHSPCSSSDCATLIKHERAHSEEKPFSCSDCGKSFSRRSHLVRHRRVHTGEKPFSCPDCGKSFRHRSNLVRHRRTHTGEKPFSCSDCGKSFSQCSHLVLHRRVHTREKPFSCSDCGKSFSQNSTLVIHRRVHTGEKPFSCSDCRKSFRHSSHLVRHRITHTGEKPFSCSDCGKSFSRWSQLISHRRAHTEEKPFSCSDCGERFSQTSALFIHRRAHTREKPFSCSDCGKSFSQNSTLVIHRRVHTGEKPFSCSDCGKSFSQRSNLVIHRRVHTGEKPFSCSDCGKSFSRQSYLVTHRRAHTGERPFSCSDCGKRFNDRSQLVIHRRVHTGEKPFGCSDCGKSFSRRSYLVIHRRAHTGEKPFSCSDCGKSFSQTSALVVHRRAHTGEKPFSCSDCGKSFSQTSTLVRHRKTHAEEAIHLFSL, from the exons atgtctgtctccagctcagcccctggcctgcagagccagggacaggaaatggccgtggcGGAGCctgtgagcttcgaggaggtggttgtgtatttctctgaggaggaatgggctctgctggacccgggccagagagccctctacagcgatgtgatgcaggagaattacgaagctgtgagctggctgg gatttccagtctctaaagctcatgtgctctcctggatgaagcaaagggaagagctgcagatcccggatctccaaggctgtgaggaaggggagatcatcagtgatacccacacag CAGGTGATGAGATGCTGaatgagaacagtgagaggagtcttcaggaggaaggacctgagcaaatggctccatgtggggtgttagtggaaagatctgaagggcatgtttctcagagtcctgagcaaggagagacttgTGACAGTCAGCGTAGTCTACAAagacagcagggaaaccatccaggagcaggacaggataaatccagtcacaggagcagaaggttgaaaacaaacacaaaaactgttcaaaagaaaatcccccatcaacattcaCCTTGTTCTTCCAGTGACTGTGCAACTCttattaaacatgaaagagcccactcagaagagaaacccttcagctgctctgactgtgggaaaagcttcagtcggagatcacaccttgttagacataggagagttcacacgggagaaaaacccttcagctgccctgactgtgggaaaagcttcaggcacaggtcaaaccttgttagacataggagaacccacacaggagagaaacctttcagctgctctgactgtgggaaaagcttcagtcagtgtTCACACCTTGTCCtccataggagagtccacacaagagagaaacccttcagctgctctgactgtgggaaaagcttcagtcagaactcaacccttgttatccataggagagtccacacaggagagaaacccttcagctgctctgactgtaggAAAAGCTTCAGGCACagttcacaccttgttagacataggataacccacacaggagagaaacctttcagctgctctgactgtgggaaaagcttcagtcgatGGTCACAGCTTAttagccataggagagcccacacagaagagaaacccttcagctgctctgactgtggggaaagATTCAGTCAGACCTCAGCCCTttttatccataggagagcccacacaagagagaaacccttcagctgctctgactgtgggaaaagcttcagtcagaactcaacccttgttatccataggagagtccacacaggagagaaacccttcagctgctctgactgtgggaaaagcttcagtcagaggtcaaaccttgttatccataggagagtccacacaggagagaaacccttcagctgctctgactgtgggaaaagcttcagtcggcagtcataccttgttacccataggagagcccacacaggagagagacccttcagctgctctgactgtgggaaaagattcaatgaccggtcacagcttgttatccataggagagttcacacaggagagaaacccttcggttgctctgactgtgggaaaagcttcagtcggcggtcataccttgttatccataggagagcccacacaggagagaaacccttcagctgctctgactgtgggaaaagcttcagtcagacctcAGCCCTTGTTGTCCATAGGAgggcccacacaggggagaaacccttcagctgctctgattgtgggaaaagcttcagtcagacctcaacccttgttagacataggaaaacccaTGCAGAAGAAGCTATTCACCTGTTCTCACTGTAG
- the LOC142821611 gene encoding uncharacterized protein LOC142821611 isoform X2, with amino-acid sequence MSVSSSAPGLQSQGQEMAVAEPVSFEEVVVYFSEEEWALLDPGQRALYSDVMQENYEAVSWLGFPVSKAHVLSWMKQREELQIPDLQGCEEGEIISDTHTGDEMLNENSERSLQEEGPEQMAPCGVLVERSEGHVSQSPEQGETCDSQRSLQRQQGNHPGAGQDKSSHRSRRLKTNTKTVQKKIPHQHSPCSSSDCATLIKHERAHSEEKPFSCSDCGKSFSRRSHLVRHRRVHTGEKPFSCPDCGKSFRHRSNLVRHRRTHTGEKPFSCSDCGKSFSQCSHLVLHRRVHTREKPFSCSDCGKSFSQNSTLVIHRRVHTGEKPFSCSDCRKSFRHSSHLVRHRITHTGEKPFSCSDCGKSFSRWSQLISHRRAHTEEKPFSCSDCGERFSQTSALFIHRRAHTREKPFSCSDCGKSFSQNSTLVIHRRVHTGEKPFSCSDCGKSFSQRSNLVIHRRVHTGEKPFSCSDCGKSFSRQSYLVTHRRAHTGERPFSCSDCGKRFNDRSQLVIHRRVHTGEKPFGCSDCGKSFSRRSYLVIHRRAHTGEKPFSCSDCGKSFSQTSALVVHRRAHTGEKPFSCSDCGKSFSQTSTLVRHRKTHAEEAIHLFSL; translated from the exons atgtctgtctccagctcagcccctggcctgcagagccagggacaggaaatggccgtggcGGAGCctgtgagcttcgaggaggtggttgtgtatttctctgaggaggaatgggctctgctggacccgggccagagagccctctacagcgatgtgatgcaggagaattacgaagctgtgagctggctgg gatttccagtctctaaagctcatgtgctctcctggatgaagcaaagggaagagctgcagatcccggatctccaaggctgtgaggaaggggagatcatcagtgatacccacacag GTGATGAGATGCTGaatgagaacagtgagaggagtcttcaggaggaaggacctgagcaaatggctccatgtggggtgttagtggaaagatctgaagggcatgtttctcagagtcctgagcaaggagagacttgTGACAGTCAGCGTAGTCTACAAagacagcagggaaaccatccaggagcaggacaggataaatccagtcacaggagcagaaggttgaaaacaaacacaaaaactgttcaaaagaaaatcccccatcaacattcaCCTTGTTCTTCCAGTGACTGTGCAACTCttattaaacatgaaagagcccactcagaagagaaacccttcagctgctctgactgtgggaaaagcttcagtcggagatcacaccttgttagacataggagagttcacacgggagaaaaacccttcagctgccctgactgtgggaaaagcttcaggcacaggtcaaaccttgttagacataggagaacccacacaggagagaaacctttcagctgctctgactgtgggaaaagcttcagtcagtgtTCACACCTTGTCCtccataggagagtccacacaagagagaaacccttcagctgctctgactgtgggaaaagcttcagtcagaactcaacccttgttatccataggagagtccacacaggagagaaacccttcagctgctctgactgtaggAAAAGCTTCAGGCACagttcacaccttgttagacataggataacccacacaggagagaaacctttcagctgctctgactgtgggaaaagcttcagtcgatGGTCACAGCTTAttagccataggagagcccacacagaagagaaacccttcagctgctctgactgtggggaaagATTCAGTCAGACCTCAGCCCTttttatccataggagagcccacacaagagagaaacccttcagctgctctgactgtgggaaaagcttcagtcagaactcaacccttgttatccataggagagtccacacaggagagaaacccttcagctgctctgactgtgggaaaagcttcagtcagaggtcaaaccttgttatccataggagagtccacacaggagagaaacccttcagctgctctgactgtgggaaaagcttcagtcggcagtcataccttgttacccataggagagcccacacaggagagagacccttcagctgctctgactgtgggaaaagattcaatgaccggtcacagcttgttatccataggagagttcacacaggagagaaacccttcggttgctctgactgtgggaaaagcttcagtcggcggtcataccttgttatccataggagagcccacacaggagagaaacccttcagctgctctgactgtgggaaaagcttcagtcagacctcAGCCCTTGTTGTCCATAGGAgggcccacacaggggagaaacccttcagctgctctgattgtgggaaaagcttcagtcagacctcaacccttgttagacataggaaaacccaTGCAGAAGAAGCTATTCACCTGTTCTCACTGTAG